One Actinospica robiniae DSM 44927 genomic region harbors:
- a CDS encoding DUF5994 family protein, with translation MDDTEGISKAAIRGGIVSGASQHPGPHARRQVRIVTILERTTEPENISASSVRISLKPRTEHPGMVNGAWWPRSRDLAAELPPLIAALDAAWGKIHRVTVNVHMWPEIPRRLVTGSHTVRVGWFDAEQDRHDLCVLSHSCAPYRWDLVVVPPETDPDRATLLMASAADVHNKQTASALVAGALAGMGDASWDLARIREWECEGGGGRMLEGVQLYG, from the coding sequence ATGGATGATACCGAGGGCATCTCGAAAGCCGCCATCCGAGGCGGCATCGTCTCCGGCGCGTCACAACATCCGGGGCCGCATGCCCGGAGACAGGTCCGCATCGTGACCATTCTCGAGCGAACGACGGAGCCGGAGAACATCTCGGCATCGTCGGTCCGCATTTCCCTCAAACCCCGTACCGAGCATCCGGGCATGGTCAACGGCGCATGGTGGCCGCGTTCGCGTGACCTGGCCGCCGAACTTCCCCCGCTCATCGCCGCGCTGGACGCGGCCTGGGGGAAGATCCACCGGGTCACGGTCAACGTGCACATGTGGCCCGAGATCCCCAGGCGGCTCGTCACCGGCTCGCACACGGTGCGGGTGGGCTGGTTCGACGCCGAACAGGACCGGCACGACCTGTGCGTGCTCTCGCACAGCTGCGCGCCTTACCGCTGGGATCTGGTGGTGGTCCCGCCGGAGACGGACCCCGACCGCGCGACGCTCCTGATGGCGTCCGCCGCCGATGTACACAACAAGCAGACAGCGAGCGCACTGGTCGCAGGTGCCCTGGCCGGCATGGGCGATGCGTCATGGGATCTTGCCCGTATCCGCGAGTGGGAGTGCGAAGGCGGCGGCGGGCGCATGCTCGAAGGCGTGCAGCTATACGGATAG
- a CDS encoding glycosyltransferase: MTGPLTTFPATALLTAAFTHLSRLSDDTALFEHARYATPRREHGYCLDDVARGLVVLCRDEDPDRYSFAHGVGNADRLTERYLAFTTHAQSPDGRFHNRMAVHRRWQDEPGLGDCWGRALWGLGTAAIRSPLAWVRESAEHAFAVSARQRSPWPRAMAFAGLGAAEILAAHPGDQAAADLLADAAGTIARSEPGADWPWPEQRLTYANAVLPEVLIAAGRHLHDDEAREYGLELLDWLLETETSAGRLSPTGSGGWSAGEPRPCFDQQPIEAAALADACARAYAVSGDERWLCGVDRAVGWFLGENDADAALHDPHTGGGYDGLSADGPNANQGAESTLALISTLQQAVACGRAR, translated from the coding sequence GTGACCGGTCCGCTCACGACGTTCCCGGCGACGGCCCTGCTCACCGCCGCCTTCACCCACCTGTCCAGACTCAGCGACGACACCGCCCTGTTCGAGCACGCACGGTACGCCACGCCGAGACGCGAACACGGCTACTGCCTCGACGATGTCGCCCGGGGGCTGGTCGTGCTGTGCCGGGACGAGGACCCGGACCGGTACTCCTTCGCCCACGGCGTCGGGAACGCGGACCGGCTCACCGAGCGCTATCTCGCGTTCACGACCCACGCGCAGAGCCCTGATGGCCGGTTCCACAACCGGATGGCCGTGCACCGGCGCTGGCAGGATGAGCCCGGACTCGGGGACTGCTGGGGCCGGGCCTTGTGGGGCCTGGGGACCGCCGCGATCCGCTCCCCGCTGGCCTGGGTACGCGAGAGCGCCGAGCACGCCTTCGCCGTCAGCGCGCGACAGCGCTCGCCGTGGCCGCGCGCCATGGCGTTCGCCGGCCTCGGGGCCGCCGAGATCCTCGCCGCGCACCCCGGCGACCAAGCCGCGGCCGACCTGCTCGCGGACGCCGCCGGAACGATCGCGCGCAGCGAGCCGGGCGCGGACTGGCCCTGGCCCGAGCAGCGACTGACCTACGCCAACGCCGTGCTGCCCGAAGTGCTGATCGCCGCCGGCCGGCATCTGCACGACGACGAGGCGCGCGAATACGGACTCGAACTGCTCGACTGGCTGCTCGAGACCGAAACCAGCGCCGGGCGTCTGTCGCCCACCGGGTCCGGCGGCTGGAGCGCAGGCGAGCCGCGCCCGTGCTTCGACCAGCAGCCCATCGAGGCGGCAGCCCTGGCCGACGCGTGTGCCCGCGCCTACGCGGTCAGCGGCGACGAACGTTGGCTGTGCGGGGTCGATCGCGCCGTCGGCTGGTTCCTCGGCGAGAACGACGCGGATGCCGCACTCCACGACCCGCACACCGGCGGCGGGTACGACGGGCTGAGCGCCGACGGGCCCAACGCGAATCAGGGGGCAGAATCGACCCTCGCGCTCATCTCCACCCTGCAGCAGGCCGTCGCCTGCGGGAGGGCGCGATGA
- a CDS encoding glycosyltransferase yields MVNYGFLSTYPPTQCGLATFTAALMRALTDPGGDERCGIVPVVDSPTLQRPRDTTVRLVNGRPLSALRATEALNRYDVLIFQHEYGVYGGRDGEDVLDVLAGMEIPVVAVLHTVLAAPTPHQRLVLQRIIDASDAIVVLSHTAARALLDGYLIDAGSLHVIPHGAITPAGPDAVRSGSGPTILTWGLLGPGKGIEWVIEALGHLRDLRPAVRYLIAGQTHPKVLAEQGEAYRASLQSLAKATGVGEQVVFDPTYRDIEPLTAMVRAADLILLPYDSTDQATSGVLVEAVAARRPVIATDFPHARELLSGGAGLLVAHRDPVAMARAVRRVLTEPGLAESMTARSADLAPALGWRSVARSYRILVRALIEARPDAVPTGHKVAM; encoded by the coding sequence ATGGTCAACTATGGATTTCTGAGCACGTATCCGCCCACACAGTGCGGACTGGCCACATTCACCGCGGCGTTGATGCGCGCTCTGACGGATCCGGGCGGCGACGAGCGCTGCGGCATCGTCCCCGTGGTCGACTCGCCCACCCTGCAAAGGCCGCGCGACACGACGGTGAGGCTGGTCAACGGCCGCCCTCTCAGCGCATTGCGCGCGACCGAGGCGCTCAACCGTTACGACGTCCTGATCTTCCAGCACGAATACGGTGTGTACGGCGGCCGGGACGGCGAGGACGTGCTCGACGTCCTGGCCGGTATGGAGATCCCGGTCGTGGCGGTGCTGCACACCGTGCTGGCCGCCCCGACGCCGCATCAGCGTCTCGTTCTGCAGCGGATCATCGACGCGTCCGACGCGATCGTCGTGTTGTCCCACACCGCCGCGCGCGCACTCCTGGACGGCTACCTGATCGACGCCGGAAGCCTCCACGTGATCCCACACGGGGCGATCACCCCGGCCGGCCCGGATGCCGTCCGGTCCGGCAGCGGCCCGACGATACTCACCTGGGGTCTGCTCGGTCCGGGCAAGGGCATCGAATGGGTCATCGAGGCCCTCGGCCACCTGCGCGACCTGCGCCCCGCCGTCCGCTATCTGATCGCCGGGCAGACACATCCGAAGGTCCTGGCCGAGCAAGGTGAGGCCTATCGCGCCTCGTTGCAAAGCCTGGCCAAGGCCACAGGCGTCGGCGAGCAGGTCGTGTTCGACCCGACTTACCGCGACATCGAGCCCCTGACCGCGATGGTGCGCGCCGCCGACCTGATCCTGCTGCCCTACGACTCCACCGACCAGGCCACCTCCGGGGTTCTGGTCGAGGCCGTCGCGGCGCGGCGCCCCGTCATCGCCACCGATTTCCCGCACGCACGCGAACTGCTCTCCGGCGGCGCGGGCCTCCTCGTGGCGCACCGCGACCCCGTGGCGATGGCCCGGGCCGTGCGCCGAGTCCTGACCGAGCCCGGGCTGGCCGAGTCGATGACGGCGCGCAGCGCCGATCTGGCCCCCGCGCTGGGCTGGCGGAGCGTAGCCCGGAGCTACCGCATTCTGGTCAGGGCACTGATCGAGGCCCGTCCAGATGCGGTCCCGACCGGGCACAAGGTCGCGATGTGA
- a CDS encoding glycoside hydrolase family 130 protein, translating into MTVPFSAETGLAVRSTVRIDPDPGRVIARLFVPGEEVPEFGSRTAAVIARVLSLDESQVDAVLARTLEAFADRHRDLRGTLASHFETIAHRIPSGHELSRNRRLLIGAYFSHEYAIEGAALCNPSMVAHPDQDGLGGDQTRFVLSARAIGEGHLSCIELRTGVVGPGTRITLDPITPALVPGRARPPAYERRLFEAVLSAHADDDEVAAFLHRNLPARFAAADLEQVLRSLPPGLARRQGTHRTIERAQWIAACTYDLDFPQDTALSERVLWPTGPTERHGMEDARFVRFTEDDGSASYYATYTAFDGSTVSPQLLHTTDFRLFHATQLSGPAAANKGMALFPRKVGGRYLALSRWDRENTSITASTDNRTWGVARTIQTPASAWELTQIGNCGPPIETGEGWLVLTHGVGPMRTYCIGAILLDLEDPQRVIARLTDPLIAPDETERNGYVPNVVYSCGAMRHRDTLVIPYGTGDTAIAFATVSLPALLSRMRRASRDVER; encoded by the coding sequence ATGACTGTGCCGTTCAGCGCCGAGACCGGGCTCGCCGTCCGCTCCACCGTGCGCATCGACCCCGACCCGGGCCGGGTGATCGCCAGGCTCTTCGTCCCCGGCGAGGAGGTGCCCGAGTTCGGGTCGCGTACCGCCGCCGTGATCGCCCGGGTGCTGAGCCTGGACGAGAGCCAAGTGGACGCGGTGCTCGCGCGCACCCTCGAGGCGTTCGCCGACCGCCACCGCGACCTGCGCGGCACCCTGGCGAGCCACTTCGAGACGATCGCCCACCGCATCCCGAGCGGGCACGAACTCTCCCGGAATCGACGCCTGCTGATAGGCGCCTACTTCAGCCACGAATACGCGATCGAGGGAGCGGCCCTGTGCAACCCCTCCATGGTCGCCCACCCCGACCAGGACGGGCTCGGGGGGGACCAGACCCGGTTCGTGCTCAGCGCCCGCGCCATCGGCGAAGGGCACCTGTCCTGCATCGAACTGCGCACCGGCGTGGTCGGCCCCGGTACGCGGATCACGCTGGATCCCATCACCCCTGCCCTCGTGCCCGGCCGTGCCCGGCCTCCTGCATACGAACGGCGGCTGTTCGAGGCCGTGCTCTCCGCGCATGCCGACGACGACGAAGTCGCGGCGTTCCTTCACCGCAACCTGCCCGCGCGGTTCGCCGCGGCGGATCTGGAGCAGGTGCTGCGCAGCCTGCCGCCGGGGCTGGCCCGCAGGCAGGGCACGCACCGCACGATCGAGCGGGCCCAATGGATCGCGGCCTGCACATACGACCTCGATTTCCCGCAGGACACCGCGCTGTCCGAACGCGTCCTGTGGCCGACCGGACCGACCGAGCGACACGGGATGGAGGACGCACGGTTCGTCCGGTTCACCGAGGACGACGGCAGTGCCTCGTACTACGCGACCTACACGGCCTTCGACGGCTCCACGGTCTCGCCTCAGCTCCTGCACACCACGGACTTCCGCCTTTTCCATGCGACGCAGCTGAGCGGCCCGGCAGCCGCGAACAAGGGGATGGCGTTGTTCCCGCGCAAAGTGGGTGGCAGATACCTGGCGCTCTCGCGCTGGGACCGAGAGAACACGAGCATCACCGCCTCGACGGACAACCGGACCTGGGGGGTCGCGCGCACCATCCAAACGCCGGCGAGCGCCTGGGAGTTGACCCAGATCGGCAACTGCGGTCCGCCTATCGAGACCGGCGAGGGCTGGCTGGTACTGACCCACGGGGTCGGCCCGATGCGCACTTACTGCATCGGCGCCATCCTGCTCGACCTCGAAGACCCGCAGCGTGTGATCGCCCGCCTGACCGATCCGCTGATCGCACCGGACGAGACGGAGCGCAACGGCTACGTGCCCAACGTCGTGTACTCCTGCGGCGCGATGCGCCACCGCGACACCCTCGTCATCCCCTACGGCACCGGCGACACCGCGATCGCGTTCGCCACGGTTTCCCTCCCCGCCCTGCTCAGCCGCATGCGCCGGGCCTCGCGCGATGTCGAGCGTTGA